From one Lysinibacillus sp. G4S2 genomic stretch:
- a CDS encoding sigma-70 family RNA polymerase sigma factor — MDNDSQKIEEFFYKNNERVNNPIIKSFLSDAKNLYLVQKAILNPTDSNKKLVDESFQAHYINIRKIKYVSNLIHFFSLDFDKKRRRLQNRSLLILDKGLSEEGGTTAKELIEDESNEKELNNIVGDGLLDNIEDEQLLKSLQKLTVKQLQILELIYVKDLSTKEIAQTLQTTPQNISNLHRKALNKLNNTLRKKGD; from the coding sequence ATGGATAATGATAGCCAAAAAATAGAGGAGTTCTTTTACAAAAATAATGAACGGGTTAACAATCCAATTATAAAAAGCTTTTTGTCGGATGCTAAAAATCTTTATTTGGTGCAAAAAGCGATCTTAAATCCAACTGATAGTAATAAGAAACTCGTTGATGAATCTTTTCAGGCTCACTATATAAATATTAGGAAGATCAAATATGTCAGTAATTTGATTCATTTTTTTAGCCTAGATTTTGATAAAAAAAGAAGAAGGCTACAAAATCGTTCTTTATTAATATTGGATAAGGGCTTATCAGAAGAAGGTGGCACGACAGCAAAAGAGCTAATCGAGGATGAAAGCAATGAAAAGGAACTTAATAATATAGTCGGTGATGGGTTATTGGACAATATTGAAGATGAACAGCTTTTGAAGTCCTTGCAAAAGTTAACAGTGAAACAGCTTCAAATTTTGGAGCTGATTTATGTAAAAGATCTTTCTACAAAAGAAATCGCACAAACGTTACAAACAACACCACAGAATATATCAAATCTTCACAGGAAAGCTTTAAATAAACTCAATAATACTCTCAGAAAAAAGGGGGACTGA
- a CDS encoding XRE family transcriptional regulator, translating into MNKSDTLKIFFSKNLKHQLDKRGLNQTDMARDLNLPETTVSNWMKASTYPRPDKIQLMADYFNIRRSDLTEEQPTNLIEVQPNFVKIPIIGTIACGEPILADQNVEGYMYEFSELLPTGNIFALVAKGDSMEPTIPNGSKVLIREQSEIEYGEIAAVLVNGDTEATLKRVKKQGNTILLMPDNPKHEPYIVDENNPAKIIGKAISFKVTL; encoded by the coding sequence TTGAATAAATCGGATACACTAAAGATCTTTTTCTCAAAAAACTTAAAACATCAATTGGATAAAAGAGGTTTAAATCAAACAGATATGGCTAGAGATTTAAATTTACCTGAAACAACCGTTTCGAATTGGATGAAAGCCAGCACATATCCAAGACCAGATAAAATTCAGTTAATGGCGGACTACTTTAATATTAGGCGTTCTGATTTAACAGAAGAGCAGCCAACAAATTTAATAGAAGTACAACCAAACTTTGTGAAAATTCCAATCATAGGTACTATTGCTTGTGGAGAGCCTATACTAGCGGACCAAAATGTAGAAGGATATATGTATGAATTTTCGGAATTATTACCCACAGGAAATATTTTTGCTTTAGTAGCCAAAGGTGATTCAATGGAACCTACTATTCCAAACGGTTCTAAAGTATTAATAAGAGAGCAAAGTGAAATCGAATACGGCGAGATAGCGGCCGTACTTGTAAATGGAGATACAGAAGCAACTCTTAAACGTGTTAAAAAACAAGGTAATACCATTTTACTTATGCCAGATAATCCAAAGCATGAACCTTATATAGTAGACGAAAATAATCCAGCAAAAATTATTGGAAAAGCTATCAGTTTTAAAGTTACACTATAA
- a CDS encoding glutaredoxin domain-containing protein, producing MKYAITVFSSDGCQYCVRLKEWLEENNITYQVC from the coding sequence ATGAAGTATGCTATAACGGTATTTTCAAGCGATGGATGTCAATATTGCGTTAGGTTAAAGGAATGGTTAGAAGAAAATAATATAACTTACCAAGTGTGTTGA
- a CDS encoding YvrJ family protein — MTPENVPMWISLIGNFGFPIALTVYLFIRFERKIDNLEAVIMELSEVIKSLNYKKGG; from the coding sequence ATGACACCGGAAAATGTTCCAATGTGGATAAGCTTAATAGGAAATTTTGGATTCCCAATTGCCCTAACAGTCTATCTGTTCATTCGTTTTGAAAGGAAAATTGATAATTTAGAAGCTGTCATCATGGAGTTATCTGAAGTTATAAAATCTCTTAATTACAAAAAAGGAGGGTGA